The Stappia sp. genome window below encodes:
- a CDS encoding phosphoribosylformylglycinamidine synthase-associated small membrane protein produces MDDDAAKAIRFLLIKAAIFILLPALAAGLAVVFLV; encoded by the coding sequence ATGGACGACGATGCCGCGAAAGCCATTCGTTTCCTGCTGATCAAGGCGGCGATCTTCATCCTGCTGCCGGCGCTGGCCGCCGGTCTCGCCGTCGTGTTCCTGGTCTGA
- a CDS encoding alpha/beta fold hydrolase — MKIADADILLVPGYGETPADHWMTRWRAKMPSARLIDLPNRFRPVRKAWVETLEEAVNGAERPVVLVGHSLGVNTIVHAARTLPKGAVRGAFLVAPTDLARESPKPAFDVGDFLPLPRGPLPFPSRVIASRTDPHCTFETAKDWAHAWGAHFQDAGESGHLNHESGHGPWPEGLMTFAYLMKGLD, encoded by the coding sequence ATGAAGATCGCCGATGCCGACATTCTGCTGGTGCCGGGCTATGGCGAAACCCCGGCCGACCACTGGATGACGCGCTGGCGGGCGAAAATGCCCTCCGCGCGTCTCATCGACCTGCCGAACCGCTTTCGACCCGTGCGCAAGGCCTGGGTCGAAACGCTCGAGGAGGCGGTGAACGGGGCCGAACGCCCCGTGGTGCTGGTCGGGCATTCGCTCGGCGTCAACACCATCGTGCATGCGGCCCGCACCCTGCCGAAGGGTGCGGTGCGCGGCGCCTTTCTGGTGGCGCCGACGGACCTTGCCCGCGAGAGCCCGAAGCCTGCCTTCGATGTCGGAGATTTTCTGCCGCTGCCGCGCGGGCCCCTGCCCTTCCCCTCCCGCGTGATCGCGAGCCGAACGGATCCGCATTGCACCTTCGAGACGGCGAAGGACTGGGCCCACGCCTGGGGCGCGCACTTCCAGGACGCGGGCGAGAGCGGGCACCTCAACCACGAAAGCGGCCACGGCCCCTGGCCGGAGGGGCTCATGACCTTCGCCTATCTGATGAAGGGACTCGACTGA
- the purB gene encoding adenylosuccinate lyase: MIPRYSRPEMVAIWSPETKFRIWFEIEAHACDALAELGVIPKDAARTIWEKGGAATFDVARIDEIERETKHDVIAFLTHLAEIVGPDARFVHQGMTSSDVLDTCLNVQLTRAADLLLADLDALLAALKRRALEHKDTVCIGRSHGIHAEPVTFGLKMAEAYAEFDRCRTRLLAARAEIATCAISGAVGTFANIDPRVEEHVAKAMGLAVEPVSTQVIPRDRHAMFFATLGVIASSIERVATEVRHLQRTEVLEAEEYFSPGQKGSSAMPHKRNPVLTENLTGLARMVRAYAMPAMENVALWHERDISHSSVERMIGPDATVTLDFALARLTGVIDKLVVYPERMIANMDRLGGLVHSQRILLALTQAGVSREDAYRLVQRNAMKVWDSYQTRGSAEVDFLEELLNDADVRAALSEEDIRARFDLGYHTKAVDTIFARVFGEA, translated from the coding sequence ATGATTCCGCGCTATTCGCGGCCCGAGATGGTCGCCATCTGGTCGCCCGAGACCAAGTTCCGCATCTGGTTCGAGATCGAGGCGCATGCCTGCGACGCGCTCGCGGAGCTCGGCGTGATCCCCAAGGACGCGGCCAGAACCATCTGGGAGAAGGGCGGCGCGGCGACCTTCGACGTCGCGCGCATCGACGAGATCGAGCGCGAGACCAAGCACGACGTCATCGCCTTCCTGACGCATCTGGCCGAGATCGTCGGCCCGGACGCGCGCTTCGTGCATCAAGGCATGACGTCCTCCGACGTGCTCGACACCTGCCTCAACGTCCAGCTTACCCGGGCCGCCGACCTGCTGCTCGCCGATCTCGACGCGCTGCTCGCCGCGCTGAAGCGCCGCGCGCTGGAGCACAAGGACACCGTCTGCATCGGCCGCTCGCACGGCATCCACGCCGAGCCGGTCACCTTCGGCCTGAAGATGGCCGAGGCCTACGCCGAGTTCGACCGCTGCCGCACGCGCCTGCTCGCCGCGCGCGCCGAAATCGCCACCTGCGCGATCTCCGGCGCGGTCGGCACCTTCGCCAATATCGACCCGCGCGTGGAAGAACATGTCGCCAAGGCGATGGGCCTCGCCGTCGAGCCGGTTTCGACCCAGGTCATCCCGCGCGACCGCCATGCGATGTTCTTCGCCACGCTTGGCGTCATCGCCTCCTCGATCGAGCGCGTGGCGACGGAAGTGCGTCACCTGCAGCGCACCGAGGTGCTGGAAGCGGAAGAATACTTCTCGCCGGGGCAGAAGGGCTCCAGCGCCATGCCGCACAAGCGCAATCCGGTGTTGACGGAAAACCTCACCGGCCTCGCCCGCATGGTGCGCGCCTACGCGATGCCGGCGATGGAGAATGTGGCGCTGTGGCACGAGCGCGACATCTCGCACTCATCGGTGGAGCGCATGATCGGCCCGGATGCGACCGTCACCCTCGACTTCGCCCTGGCGCGTCTCACCGGCGTGATCGACAAGCTCGTGGTCTACCCCGAGCGCATGATCGCCAACATGGACCGCCTCGGCGGCCTGGTGCATTCGCAGCGCATCCTGCTGGCGCTGACCCAGGCTGGCGTGTCGCGCGAGGACGCCTATCGCCTCGTCCAGCGCAACGCGATGAAGGTCTGGGACAGCTACCAGACGCGCGGCAGCGCCGAGGTCGACTTCCTCGAGGAACTGCTCAACGACGCGGACGTGCGCGCCGCCCTGTCGGAAGAGGACATCCGCGCCCGCTTCGACCTCGGCTACCACACCAAGGCGGTGGACACGATCTTCGCGCGGGTCTTCGGGGAGGCGTGA
- the purQ gene encoding phosphoribosylformylglycinamidine synthase subunit PurQ, with protein sequence MKSAVITFPGSNRERDMMHALKLASGVDPLAVWHADTTLPAVDLVVLPGGFSYGDYLRSGAIAARAPIMEAVRTFADRGGLVLGVCNGFQMLTEAGLLPGALMRNAGLTFVCREVKLQTASTASPFTRALEKGGVWRCPVAHHDGNYFADADTLRALQDGDRIAFRYAEGTNPNGSLDDIAGITNARGNVLGMMPHPENLVDPLQGGTDGLAFFKGIVDTLAPA encoded by the coding sequence ATGAAATCCGCCGTCATCACCTTTCCCGGCTCCAATCGCGAACGCGACATGATGCATGCGCTCAAGCTGGCGAGCGGCGTCGATCCGCTCGCCGTGTGGCATGCGGACACGACCCTGCCGGCGGTCGATCTGGTGGTGCTGCCGGGCGGCTTTTCCTACGGTGATTATCTGCGCTCGGGCGCCATCGCCGCGCGCGCGCCGATCATGGAGGCCGTACGGACCTTCGCCGACAGGGGCGGGCTCGTGCTGGGCGTGTGCAACGGCTTCCAGATGCTGACCGAGGCCGGCCTGCTGCCCGGCGCGCTGATGCGCAACGCCGGGCTCACCTTCGTCTGTCGCGAGGTGAAGCTGCAGACCGCCTCAACCGCCAGCCCCTTCACCCGCGCGCTGGAAAAGGGCGGCGTCTGGCGCTGCCCGGTCGCCCATCACGACGGCAATTATTTCGCCGACGCCGACACCCTGCGCGCGTTGCAGGACGGCGACCGCATCGCCTTCCGCTATGCCGAGGGCACCAATCCCAACGGCTCGCTCGACGACATCGCCGGCATCACCAACGCGCGCGGCAATGTGCTCGGCATGATGCCGCATCCGGAGAATCTGGTGGACCCGCTGCAGGGCGGCACGGACGGACTGGCCTTCTTCAAGGGGATCGTCGACACGCTCGCGCCGGCCTGA
- the purS gene encoding phosphoribosylformylglycinamidine synthase subunit PurS, producing the protein MKARVTVTLKAGVLDPQGKAIEGGLAALGFSGVESVRQGKVFDVDLATANAETARADLAEMCEKLLANTVIENYAIEIL; encoded by the coding sequence ATGAAAGCACGCGTGACGGTCACCCTGAAAGCCGGCGTCCTCGACCCGCAGGGCAAGGCGATCGAGGGCGGGCTTGCCGCGCTCGGCTTCTCCGGTGTGGAGAGCGTGCGCCAGGGCAAGGTCTTCGACGTGGACCTCGCCACCGCCAATGCCGAGACCGCGCGCGCGGATCTCGCCGAGATGTGCGAGAAGCTGCTCGCCAATACGGTGATCGAGAATTACGCCATCGAAATCCTGTGA
- a CDS encoding sodium:proton symporter produces MSALHLPLRCLAWLGRQGTRAVAVSALVGLFLPPLSALFRPFVEEAIFLLLVLAFLRVDPAAVTAYLRAPRLVAPAGVWMLLAVPVATALALTTTGVAAAYPELAMAAFLVTAAPPVMSAPAFVALIGLDGALALALVCATMLAAPLTAPLIAGLLLGDTLPVDAGGLALRLAGLLAASAAVAAILRRVFGARRIVAARTHIDGLNVALLFVFAVAVMDGVAESFLARPLLTLGIGALTFAVALTQMAVTFLVFRPAGSDRAFVLAHATGNRNMGLLVAALGGTLPDLAWLYFGLGQLPIYLLPWILKPLADRALAGAPERANENPAPRTGSEPDG; encoded by the coding sequence ATGTCCGCGCTTCATCTGCCCCTGCGCTGCCTCGCCTGGCTCGGCCGCCAGGGCACGCGTGCCGTAGCGGTAAGCGCCCTCGTCGGCCTCTTCCTGCCACCGCTGTCCGCGCTGTTCCGCCCGTTCGTGGAAGAAGCGATCTTCCTGCTGCTCGTCCTCGCCTTTCTGCGGGTCGATCCGGCGGCGGTGACCGCCTATCTGCGCGCGCCCCGTCTCGTCGCGCCGGCCGGTGTGTGGATGCTGCTCGCCGTGCCGGTCGCGACCGCGCTGGCGCTCACCACGACGGGCGTGGCCGCCGCCTATCCGGAACTGGCGATGGCCGCCTTCCTGGTCACCGCGGCGCCGCCGGTGATGTCGGCACCGGCCTTCGTCGCGCTGATCGGGCTCGACGGCGCGCTGGCGCTGGCGCTCGTCTGCGCCACCATGCTGGCCGCGCCGCTGACCGCGCCGCTGATCGCGGGGCTGCTGCTCGGCGACACGCTGCCCGTCGATGCCGGCGGCCTCGCGCTGCGGCTCGCCGGGTTGCTCGCCGCCTCGGCGGCCGTGGCGGCGATCCTGCGCCGCGTCTTCGGCGCACGGCGCATCGTCGCCGCCCGCACCCATATCGACGGGCTGAACGTGGCGCTGCTCTTCGTCTTCGCCGTCGCCGTGATGGACGGCGTGGCGGAGAGCTTTCTGGCCCGGCCCCTTCTCACGCTCGGCATCGGCGCGCTCACCTTCGCCGTCGCCCTCACCCAGATGGCGGTCACCTTCCTGGTGTTTCGGCCGGCCGGGAGCGACCGCGCCTTCGTGCTGGCGCATGCCACCGGCAACCGCAACATGGGGCTTCTTGTCGCCGCCCTGGGCGGCACGCTGCCGGATCTCGCGTGGCTCTACTTCGGTCTGGGACAACTGCCGATCTATCTGCTGCCCTGGATCCTCAAACCGCTCGCCGACCGCGCGCTCGCCGGCGCGCCGGAGCGAGCGAACGAAAACCCGGCCCCACGCACCGGATCCGAGCCCGACGGATAG
- a CDS encoding aldolase/citrate lyase family protein — protein MSDPRAPLSNSLADTLAQDTTIVTAWSTMAVPAVVELLARAGYGAVTLDMQHGAHDIASVRDGIAAAVLGGAAALVRPPVDDFATVSRAFDLGAQGVIMPMVNSVDDALALVAAAKYPPLGARSWGPHRAAMLQGVTLDDYHRAANRAAVVFAMIETPAAVAALDDILAVEGLDGVFIGPADLSLTLSDGAEIAPGAERVQTLAGEVAAKARAAGKHAGIYTNSVEDARRAKAMGFQLIAHGSDAGIVLETAGRMARDLD, from the coding sequence ATGAGCGACCCGCGCGCGCCCCTTTCCAACTCGCTTGCCGACACGCTCGCGCAGGACACCACGATCGTGACCGCCTGGTCGACGATGGCGGTGCCGGCCGTGGTCGAACTGCTGGCGCGGGCCGGCTATGGCGCCGTAACGCTCGACATGCAGCATGGCGCCCATGACATCGCATCGGTGCGCGACGGGATCGCGGCGGCGGTGCTCGGTGGGGCGGCGGCTCTGGTGCGTCCGCCGGTCGACGATTTCGCGACCGTGAGCCGGGCCTTCGACCTGGGCGCGCAGGGCGTGATCATGCCCATGGTCAACTCGGTGGACGATGCGCTGGCACTCGTCGCCGCCGCCAAGTATCCGCCGCTGGGCGCGCGCAGCTGGGGGCCGCATCGCGCCGCCATGCTGCAGGGCGTGACGCTGGACGACTATCACCGCGCGGCCAATCGCGCGGCGGTCGTCTTCGCGATGATCGAGACGCCGGCGGCTGTCGCGGCGCTCGACGACATTCTGGCGGTGGAGGGGCTCGACGGCGTCTTCATCGGTCCCGCCGACCTCTCGCTCACCCTGTCCGACGGCGCCGAGATCGCGCCGGGCGCGGAGCGGGTGCAGACGCTGGCCGGCGAGGTGGCCGCCAAGGCGCGCGCGGCCGGTAAACATGCCGGGATCTATACCAACAGCGTGGAGGACGCGCGGCGGGCGAAGGCGATGGGCTTCCAGCTGATCGCGCATGGCTCGGACGCGGGCATCGTGCTCGAGACCGCCGGACGGATGGCACGCGACCTCGACTGA
- the yegS gene encoding lipid kinase YegS, producing MTASRDLFLILNGKAAARDDVRAAVEAVRAAGHGVEVRVTFDPEDATRFVGELAARASADRPDVVVAGGGDGTVNAVVSQAVAQDCADGLAFAVMPLGTANDFARGQGIPTEDPQAALTLAAEGAARAIDLGRINDRLFVNLASGGTVTHITREADPRAKRVLGGVAYLLAGASRLGELTPSQARFEAEDFRWEGRFLAMAVGNGPMAGGGVTLCPEAVLDDGLLDLTILPYPDMEGVLPSLSEIFNGTGDEARRIAERTRVRTLTIDSAAPLAINLDGEATSATRIEVEVLPGAVSFVLPARG from the coding sequence ATGACCGCATCGCGGGATCTGTTCCTCATTCTCAACGGCAAGGCGGCGGCGCGCGACGACGTGCGGGCGGCCGTCGAGGCGGTGCGCGCGGCCGGGCACGGCGTGGAGGTGCGGGTCACCTTCGACCCCGAGGATGCGACACGCTTCGTCGGTGAACTCGCCGCCCGCGCGTCCGCCGACCGACCCGATGTCGTCGTGGCGGGCGGCGGCGACGGCACGGTCAACGCGGTGGTGTCGCAGGCCGTGGCGCAGGACTGCGCCGACGGGCTCGCCTTCGCCGTGATGCCGCTCGGCACGGCCAATGATTTCGCACGAGGGCAGGGGATCCCGACCGAGGATCCGCAGGCCGCGCTGACGCTTGCGGCCGAGGGGGCTGCGCGGGCCATCGATCTGGGCAGGATCAACGACCGGCTCTTCGTCAACCTGGCGAGCGGCGGCACGGTGACCCACATCACGCGCGAGGCGGACCCGCGCGCCAAGCGGGTGCTCGGCGGGGTCGCCTATCTGCTGGCCGGGGCGAGCCGGCTCGGCGAGCTGACGCCCTCGCAGGCGCGGTTCGAGGCCGAGGACTTCCGCTGGGAGGGGCGGTTCCTGGCCATGGCGGTCGGCAACGGGCCGATGGCGGGTGGCGGCGTCACGCTGTGTCCCGAGGCGGTGCTGGACGACGGCCTGCTCGATCTCACGATTCTGCCCTATCCGGACATGGAAGGCGTGTTGCCGTCCTTGTCGGAGATCTTCAACGGGACCGGCGACGAGGCACGCCGGATCGCGGAGCGCACCCGTGTCCGGACCCTGACCATCGACAGCGCGGCGCCGCTGGCGATCAATCTCGACGGCGAGGCGACGAGCGCGACGCGGATCGAGGTGGAGGTGCTGCCCGGTGCCGTCTCCTTCGTGCTGCCCGCGCGCGGCTGA
- the purC gene encoding phosphoribosylaminoimidazolesuccinocarboxamide synthase produces the protein MDFFSRTRYVPMNRRRRIYEGKGKILYEGPEPGTLIQHFKDDATAFNNKKHEIVDGKGVLNNRISEFIFNHLNAIGIPTHFLRRMNMREQLIREVEMIPLEVVVRNVAAGSLSKRLGLDEGTQLPRSIIEFYYKNDALDDPMVSEEHITAFGWCTPQEMDDIMALAIRVNDFLTGLFLGVGIRLVDFKIECGRLWEGDMMRIVVADEISPDSCRLWDIQSDEKLDKDRFRRDLGGMLEAYQEVARRLGILNDNDRPIGSGPVLVK, from the coding sequence ATGGATTTCTTCTCACGAACACGGTACGTGCCTATGAACCGCCGCCGGCGCATTTACGAAGGCAAGGGCAAGATCCTTTACGAAGGGCCCGAGCCGGGAACGCTCATCCAGCACTTCAAGGATGACGCGACCGCCTTCAACAACAAGAAACACGAGATCGTCGATGGCAAGGGTGTCCTGAACAACCGGATTTCCGAGTTCATCTTCAATCACCTGAACGCCATTGGCATCCCCACCCACTTCCTGCGCCGCATGAACATGCGCGAGCAGCTCATCCGCGAAGTGGAGATGATCCCGCTCGAGGTGGTGGTGCGCAACGTCGCCGCCGGCTCGCTGTCCAAGCGGCTCGGTCTCGACGAGGGCACCCAGCTTCCGCGCTCGATCATCGAGTTCTATTACAAGAACGATGCCCTCGACGATCCGATGGTCTCGGAAGAGCACATCACGGCCTTCGGCTGGTGCACGCCGCAGGAGATGGATGACATCATGGCGCTGGCCATCCGCGTCAACGACTTCCTGACCGGGCTGTTCCTCGGCGTCGGCATCCGCCTCGTCGACTTCAAGATCGAATGCGGCCGGCTGTGGGAAGGCGACATGATGCGCATCGTCGTCGCCGACGAGATCTCCCCCGACAGCTGCCGGCTGTGGGACATCCAGTCGGACGAGAAGCTGGACAAGGACCGCTTCCGGCGCGACCTCGGCGGCATGCTCGAGGCCTACCAGGAAGTCGCCCGCCGCCTCGGCATCCTCAACGACAACGACCGGCCGATCGGCTCCGGCCCGGTGCTCGTCAAGTAG
- a CDS encoding DUF2164 domain-containing protein, which yields MSDNPFTREETAILVERLQTHLATEYDVALGTFDAETLLGFLAREIGGAFYNKGLHDAHAAISARMDEVGEVVYQMERPSAFDRRG from the coding sequence ATGTCCGACAATCCCTTCACCCGCGAGGAGACCGCGATCCTGGTGGAGCGCCTGCAGACCCATCTCGCCACCGAATACGACGTCGCACTCGGCACCTTCGACGCCGAGACGCTGCTCGGCTTCCTCGCGCGCGAGATCGGCGGGGCCTTCTACAACAAGGGCCTGCACGATGCCCATGCGGCGATTTCCGCCCGCATGGACGAGGTCGGCGAGGTCGTTTACCAGATGGAACGCCCCTCCGCCTTCGACCGGCGCGGCTGA
- a CDS encoding DUF1476 domain-containing protein, with product MSTFNRREEAFENKFAHDEELRFKAVARRNKLLGLWAAEKLGLDADKAQDYAKEVVRADFEEPGDEDVFRKIRKDFDDAGVDQSDHQIRRTMEDLLHTAAEQIQAEG from the coding sequence ATGAGCACGTTCAACCGTCGCGAGGAGGCGTTTGAGAACAAGTTCGCCCACGACGAGGAGCTGCGGTTCAAGGCCGTTGCGCGGCGCAACAAGCTGCTCGGGCTGTGGGCTGCCGAGAAGCTGGGCCTCGACGCCGACAAGGCGCAGGACTACGCCAAGGAGGTGGTGCGCGCCGACTTCGAGGAGCCGGGCGACGAGGACGTCTTCCGCAAGATCCGCAAGGACTTCGACGACGCCGGGGTCGATCAGTCGGATCACCAGATCCGCCGCACCATGGAAGACCTGCTGCATACGGCGGCCGAGCAGATCCAGGCCGAAGGCTGA
- a CDS encoding alpha/beta hydrolase encodes MQHSTIRVGDGAELHVTESGAGAPLVLVPGWSQSAAAFRHQIEAFSQDRRVIALDMRGHGASVPPPIGYRIQRLAKDLHDVLAALDLDRPDVMGHSMGCSVIWSYLSLFEAERPLGRLLLVDQAPAVLAQPGWDETTRANAGCLFPDMTALADFEAAVRGATTAAATKELIRGMFTSAIAEAELDWIARENVKLPRDLAARLLHDHSVLDWRPQIAAIRNRTLVVGAEASIFSVQSQRWIADRIPGAELAILEAEAGGSHFMFLENPEWFNARVAAFLAG; translated from the coding sequence ATGCAGCACAGCACAATTCGCGTCGGCGACGGCGCGGAGCTTCACGTCACCGAATCCGGCGCGGGGGCCCCTCTGGTCCTCGTGCCCGGCTGGTCGCAATCGGCGGCGGCGTTCCGGCACCAGATCGAGGCGTTTTCGCAGGATCGGCGGGTGATCGCGCTCGACATGCGCGGGCACGGAGCCTCCGTGCCGCCGCCAATCGGCTACCGCATCCAGCGTCTCGCCAAGGATCTGCATGACGTCCTCGCCGCGCTCGATCTCGACCGGCCGGACGTGATGGGCCATTCGATGGGCTGCTCGGTGATCTGGTCCTATCTGTCGCTGTTCGAGGCGGAACGTCCGCTCGGCCGGCTGCTGCTGGTCGACCAGGCACCCGCCGTCCTCGCCCAGCCCGGCTGGGACGAGACCACCAGGGCCAATGCCGGCTGCCTCTTCCCCGACATGACCGCGCTCGCCGACTTCGAGGCCGCGGTGCGCGGCGCGACGACCGCGGCCGCCACGAAGGAGCTCATTCGCGGCATGTTCACCTCCGCGATTGCAGAGGCCGAGCTCGACTGGATCGCGAGGGAGAACGTGAAGCTGCCGCGCGACCTCGCCGCCCGGCTGCTGCACGATCACAGCGTGCTCGACTGGCGGCCGCAAATCGCCGCCATCCGTAACCGGACCCTCGTGGTCGGCGCCGAGGCGAGCATCTTCTCCGTTCAGTCGCAACGCTGGATCGCGGACCGCATTCCCGGCGCGGAGCTCGCGATCCTGGAGGCTGAGGCCGGCGGCAGCCATTTCATGTTCCTGGAGAACCCGGAGTGGTTCAACGCAAGGGTCGCGGCGTTTCTGGCGGGCTGA
- the rpe gene encoding ribulose-phosphate 3-epimerase, producing the protein MSRPVTIAPSMLASDFSAFGQEVRDVVEAGADWIHLDVMDGHFVPNISFGPDVIAAMRKHTDKVFDTHLMIAPCDPYLEAFAKAGSDIITVHAEAGPHLDRSLQAIRALGKKAGVSLNPATPESVLEYVLDRLDLILVMSVNPGFGGQSFITAMVDKVARIKAMIGERPIDIEVDGGVTPETAPLVAAAGANVLVAGSAVFRGDGVAGYRANIDAIRAAAEAARA; encoded by the coding sequence ATGTCCCGCCCGGTCACCATCGCCCCGTCCATGCTCGCGTCCGATTTCTCCGCCTTCGGCCAAGAGGTCCGCGACGTGGTGGAAGCCGGCGCCGACTGGATCCATCTCGACGTGATGGACGGCCATTTCGTGCCCAATATCAGCTTCGGACCCGACGTGATCGCGGCCATGCGCAAGCACACCGACAAGGTGTTCGACACGCATTTGATGATCGCGCCCTGCGATCCCTATCTGGAGGCCTTCGCCAAGGCCGGCTCCGACATCATCACCGTTCATGCCGAGGCCGGCCCCCATCTCGACCGCTCGCTGCAGGCGATCCGCGCGCTCGGCAAGAAGGCCGGCGTCTCGCTCAACCCGGCCACGCCGGAAAGCGTGCTGGAATATGTGCTCGACCGGCTCGACCTGATCCTGGTGATGAGCGTCAATCCGGGCTTCGGCGGCCAGTCCTTCATCACCGCAATGGTCGACAAGGTCGCGCGCATCAAGGCGATGATCGGCGAGCGGCCGATCGACATCGAGGTCGACGGCGGCGTCACGCCGGAGACGGCGCCGCTGGTCGCCGCCGCCGGCGCCAATGTGCTTGTCGCGGGCTCCGCCGTCTTCAGGGGCGACGGCGTCGCGGGCTACCGCGCCAACATCGACGCGATCCGCGCGGCCGCCGAAGCCGCGCGCGCTTGA
- a CDS encoding FAD-binding oxidoreductase, translated as MRTFDAIVLGGGLTGLSVALHLQARGWLCLVLDRAGPGEEASRANAGILGCDAFLRPDLPLTTGEVLLRLVRPGGATRIDPRALASLIPFLKVAGAFDAPRAVSGAARALAPLQAAAIGEHLALARAASALRFFRRTGWVKLYRRPASFQASEQDRHFARIFGVSYAVLSDDDLREMEPDLAWPDLAAISWPDSQSVSSPGGVAKAYARLFRERGGAVETGNAATLVRIRSGWAVRGARGEARAPVVVAALGAATPDILRSLGVSLPVAGLRGYHRHFRAVHGVRLSRPVTDVDGGFTLTPMDRGVRLVGGHELTHADAPPRDTALERAERAARALFPLGARVEETPIPAVRAFLPDGLPVIGAVPDLPGLWLAVPHARDGFALAPALGRLLAETMAGERPFADPAPFAPTRFL; from the coding sequence ATGCGCACCTTCGACGCCATCGTACTCGGCGGGGGACTCACCGGTCTCAGCGTGGCCCTGCATCTGCAGGCGCGCGGCTGGCTGTGTCTCGTGCTGGACCGGGCGGGACCGGGAGAGGAGGCGTCCAGGGCCAATGCCGGCATTCTGGGCTGCGATGCCTTCCTGCGTCCGGATCTGCCGCTCACGACCGGCGAAGTGCTGCTGCGCCTGGTGCGCCCCGGCGGCGCGACGCGGATCGATCCGCGCGCGCTGGCGTCGCTGATTCCGTTTCTCAAGGTGGCGGGCGCCTTCGACGCGCCGCGCGCGGTGTCGGGCGCCGCGCGGGCCCTGGCGCCCTTGCAGGCGGCGGCGATCGGCGAACATCTGGCGCTGGCGCGCGCGGCGAGCGCCCTGCGCTTCTTCCGCCGCACCGGCTGGGTCAAGCTCTACCGCCGCCCGGCGTCCTTTCAGGCGAGCGAGCAGGACCGGCATTTCGCCCGCATCTTCGGCGTGTCCTATGCGGTCCTGTCGGACGACGACCTCAGGGAGATGGAGCCGGATCTGGCATGGCCGGATCTTGCCGCGATTTCCTGGCCGGACAGCCAGTCGGTGTCCTCGCCCGGCGGGGTGGCGAAGGCCTACGCGCGGCTCTTTCGCGAGCGCGGCGGCGCGGTGGAAACCGGCAATGCGGCAACGCTGGTGCGGATCCGCAGCGGCTGGGCCGTGCGCGGCGCGCGCGGCGAGGCGCGGGCGCCCGTCGTGGTCGCCGCGCTCGGTGCCGCGACGCCGGACATCCTGCGTTCGCTCGGGGTGTCGCTGCCGGTTGCCGGGTTGCGCGGCTATCACCGTCATTTTCGCGCCGTGCACGGGGTGCGCCTGTCACGCCCCGTCACCGATGTCGACGGCGGGTTCACCCTGACGCCGATGGATCGCGGCGTGCGGCTCGTCGGCGGCCATGAACTGACGCATGCGGACGCGCCGCCGCGCGACACCGCGCTGGAGCGGGCGGAACGCGCGGCGCGCGCGCTGTTTCCGCTCGGGGCGCGGGTGGAGGAGACGCCGATCCCGGCGGTGCGCGCCTTTCTGCCGGACGGGCTGCCGGTGATCGGCGCGGTGCCGGATCTGCCGGGCCTGTGGCTGGCGGTGCCGCATGCGCGCGACGGCTTCGCGCTGGCGCCGGCGCTCGGGCGTCTGCTCGCCGAGACGATGGCGGGAGAACGTCCCTTCGCCGACCCCGCGCCCTTCGCCCCGACGCGGTTCCTGTGA